From Fusarium musae strain F31 chromosome 8, whole genome shotgun sequence:
GATAGGGGTGAACAGATGGGACCAAGTGGTACCTCTTCCCACTCTGCACCGGCTGTAAGCAGGGCAATCACTGTGTCGAGAATCCCCGTCCGACGCGCAACGATGGCAGTATGGTCTACGAAGTTATCGGCGCCGAATTCTAGGAGGAACAGGGTGCTGATGAAGACGGCGACATTGTAGGCGATGGCGTCACTATTGGTCATGACAATCGTAGAGATgatgacaacaagaagagcatATAAGTAGAAAAGTAGGAGACGGAGAGGAGATCAGTAGAGTTGGCGTCATCCTAGGATAAAAAAAGCGGAGAAATCCAACGTTTGACTGCCTCTAACGCCTTACCGTCTTGAAAGTTATAGGCCTAGTTAAAGTAGCGTTCTCTTTACTgatttaagctattagccACGAGTCTTACTTTATCTTAGAATAGCTTTTGAGCCCTCGACGTAGATAGAAAGAGCATTTTATCGAATAAATGCAGCTCAATTGACAGATCTCTGACATACGCACTCAATCCtgttatagctaaaaataCACTGCCTAAGCGACTCTAATAGCAGCCAGACTGATTTAGATACTGATGCAAGACTGGTGATTAGGCCACAATAGGAATTTTGGACTACGGCATGGAACTGGCTTTACTGGTCGTCgagatagtattattatcAATCTACACTTATCTACCCCGAAGAACAGTTGATATCTAAAATTAGGAGCTCACTGTACCTGCATTACCCCTGAAAAGTCATGGCTGTCAAGAGAAACTATTGAATCTGCTAGCTACATCTGTTCAAGTAGCACGCCCTAAAGCCAATAGTTCCAGCTCGCCTTTCAGCTCTAAAGGAAGCTTGACATGATGTGATGATCAGAAGATATTCTTTCCCTCTTCtgtctttttattttttctctctttgcTTACTACATTTCAGTCACTCGTTTTTAATTTCAGTCGCTCTTTACAAGTCTTTTCACAATGCGTGTCACTGCTACATTTGGTACCCTAATCATGGGCGCGAGCCTCTGCGCCGCTCGCGTAAGTGCTCTTAAACGCCCACTATCACTTCTAGTGGAGGCTCACAGATTTAGGCTTCCGTCCCCCATCCTCGGTTGACAACAACATCGTCACTCACCAGCGAAACTGACACTACAACGGCTGGAGGCGCCGCCACAACGACCACTTTTCAAGAGACTATCAGTGTGACTGAGTCTGCGTTAACCATCGAGTCGTCTGCCACCGTAGAAACTTCTTCTGCAGACTCCGCCACTACAGAACTGGAGACGACTACTTCTGGCGTAATCTCTCAAGAAACTTTGAGTGTCACTGTGTCCCAGACCAGCATTGAATCTTCTGCCACCACGACCGATGGTATTAGCTCTTTTACTACCATCCTCGCATCTACGATTGCTGTCACTTCCCAAGAGACCGAGACCTCTACGACCGTCGGCGACGCCACGAGCACAGTAATCGAAGCCACTACGACTACCGCTGATCCTCCCGTAATTACCTAACTCGTCGTGAATGGTGGTTTCGAAGACTCTGCCATTGACCCTTGGGTAGTAGAGGGAGCGATCGATCCGGCAATCTACACTGGCAACTCTTTCTGCCCCGAGGGTAGTCATTGTCTGTGCGTAATACTAGGATCTCAAAACACTGATTGGTCTTTACTGACATTCCGCAGGGAAATACCTGGAGACTTGGCCAATTCCGCCTGCGTCTGCCAACGCGTCGCTGTTGAGGCGGGCTTCGAGTATACTTTCAAAGCAAAGGTTGCCCAGTGGTGCATCAAAGAGTTTGGTTCAAACGCAATCCGGTGTGATGACAACGCTAACAAAGTTGAACTGTCCATTGATGGGGTATTCAAGTCTGGTCAAGATGGCATCATCGGGTCGACGCAAACctttaaagactttaccTACACCTTCTCATATACCGACCCAAGCATTGATTCTACTGATCTTTGTATTAACTTCACGCAGAACCAAGGTATTAGCCCTGCCTTCAACCTTGATGGCGTTTCTTTCACGCGTGGGCAATCTGTGCCTATTCCTGACCCGACGGAGTAAGGGTTTGCAACGGCATAGAAACATCGACTGGACTGGACAAAAGTATCTCCCTGGGAGGTATCAAAGCATGAGTAGTCCGGAGCTGGTCAAGTTATTAACTGTCCATGCTGGTTCGAGTTCTCTCACGTTATATCACGCCACAATTGATACTGGGCACTTACATTCTTACCTTACGCTATCtgatagctttattatttcaattctagtaaatatatttaatagaaGATTCGCATCCTTTGAAACAACTATAAGTACGGTAAGCCCACTGCTATTGTACTATTACGACTTGATAAATTCCGCGGCAGGAGTGGTAAGATATGCCTCTTAACTGAGAGCTAGACTCAAGGAATTATTAGTCTTTCTACGAATACTGTAAATTTCAATTCAATAACAGAACAAGTCATTATTGGCGGTTGGTGATAGGAACCTAATGTAAGTGCGGTTTTAAATTTCTTCTAATTGTAATAACCTTTCCGATAACCCTTCCTGGGCAGGGACACAACCGCAAATTGACGGGACAAATCAGTATGAATGCAACAATCTTGCCAACCAATAATTACCACTGCATCTTTTCGTCCGGCTGAACCAAGCCATTATCCTTACTGCTTCGACCTTCACTGGCGTCAGCGGCTTTTGCTGCAATGTCCTTGTAATTTCGCAGCTCTGGAAGACCGATATCACGGTGACGGAATATCAGGGTGTCGCTGCCCCCTGCttactcttcctcatcaCGCATAGCCTTCTTATAATCATCTTTAGACCCAAAACCGAGTTTCTCAACACGCGTGAAGTAGGGCGAGtaatcatcgtcatcctcaaagtccttgggATCAAGATCCCAGATTACTTCTATCATCCAAACGAGCCACTCGGGTGGAGGCGGCCATCTGCAAAAATACGCAATTCGTTGCGTTTCGTCGAGTTGCTCTTTTTGTTGCTTCCACCAAGTCCAATACATCATAAGATAAGACTCGCCAGCACCCATGCGCCAGCCGATGCTGTACGGATGAAGGTTTGGAAACAGAAACCAGGGCGGAGGAACTGCTTCGTGTTGCTCAACCAACTTGGCAATTTCATCTTGGTGCTCCGTGGAGGCGTTCATTGTTCATACCAGTAGAGCAGAGACTAGGCCCAAGCAACCTTCTTGTGGTGCGGCTCGTAAAGTTGTGATATGTGTTGGCGTTTGAGACAGTGATGGGTCGGGATATTTGATGGGGGCAACCACTGGTCTGATTTGATGGGACGGTATCTATCAAATTGAGCGTACTTCAAAAGGTGTAGGTAAATGTAATCAGTAACACTACATGCCTCGACTTTTTGTTGTATTTGTGCGGGGTATTCCATCCCGAGCAAGCCGGGTGACTATTTGTCCGACCGAGATAGACCGCGCCACTAACTCCAAGCCGTTTCACGCAGAACAATAGAGTTGGTATTATAGTAGGATAAAAGCACAGAGGTTTTAGAGTCTTGCTCAGTTCACCCTTCATAGGTCTCATTAGCCATATTTATATCTTCTACTGGCTTTTAAACTTCATCCACTGGTAAAACACCGCTGCTACCAATAGATGCTTCCAGACCCAATTAAACTCCATACTAGATAAGATCAGCCATAATTGTTGCGTCCTGTCGCATAGTCGGTTCTGAGTATGCAGCCGTCCTTGTACTCAACCCTGCGGCACCTCTTGGAATAACCGTCTTTAGGAATTTTGTGGTACCAATCACGTATATCATAACCCT
This genomic window contains:
- a CDS encoding hypothetical protein (EggNog:ENOG41) produces the protein MNASTEHQDEIAKLVEQHEAVPPPWFLFPNLHPYSIGWRMGAGESYLMMYWTWWKQQKEQLDETQRIAYFCRWPPPPEWLVWMIEVIWDLDPKDFEDDDDYSPYFTRVEKLGFGSKDDYKKAMRDEEE